The proteins below are encoded in one region of Salvelinus alpinus chromosome 27, SLU_Salpinus.1, whole genome shotgun sequence:
- the LOC139556012 gene encoding cerebellin-2-like: protein MESVLAVVVLLCCCVVETQTESEPISPTPGPNQVPISTSFSAVPSEVDRLLRELTARVEKLESEGKPKVAFSTSLRVSEEHYHFGPFDEDTTVVYKKVTTNIGEAYNPETGVFTAPVGGAYYFTFTCNVGNSGVANAALLKNGVNMAAVYEYANPKSGIYHSGANGVTLVLVEGDKVNVVLWSGSSIFDNSRISMFSGYLLFPIDTK, encoded by the exons ATGGAGTCCGTTTTGGCTGTGGTGGTGTTGCTTTGCTGTTGTGTGGTTGAGACTCAGACGGAGAGTGAGCCTATCTCACCAACACCTGGGCCAAACCAGGTTCCCATCTCAACATCTTTCTCAGCTGTCCCGTCCGAGGTTGACAGGCTGCTGAGGGAACTGACAGCCCGAGTGGAGAAACTGGAGAGCGAGG GCAAACCAAAAGTGGCCTTCTCCACTTCACTTAGGGTCAGTGAGGAACATTATCACTTCGGACCTTTCGACGAGGACACCACCGTGGTGTATAAAAAGGTCACTACAAACATCGGTGAAGCATATAACCCAGAAACAG GTGTCTTTACTGCACCTGTGGGAGGGGCCTACTACTTCACATTCACTTGCAATGTTGGGAATTCAGGGGTGGCGAATGCAGCGTTGCTCAAGAACGGTGTGAACATGGCTGCCGTCTATGAATATGCCAACCCAAAATCCGGTATTTACCACAGCGGGGCCAATGGAGTCACACTAGTCCTGGTGGAAGGAGACAAAGTCAATGTGGTTCTCTGGAGTGGCAGTAGCATATTTGACAACAGCAGAATTAGCATGTTCAGTGGTTACCTTCTATTTCCTATCGATACTAAGTAA
- the LOC139556013 gene encoding complement C1q-like protein 2, which translates to MESVLAVVVLLCCCVVETQTESDFSAVPSEVDRLLRELTARVEKLESEGKPKVAFSTSLRVSEEHYHFGPFDEDTTVVYKKVTTNIGEAYNPETGVFTAPVGGAYYFTFTCNVGNSGVANAALLKNGVNMAAVYEYANPKSGIYHSGANGVTLVLVEGDKVNVVLWSGSSIFDNSRISMFSGYLLFPIDTK; encoded by the exons ATGGAGTCTGTTTTGGCTGTGGTGGTGTTGCTTTGCTGTTGTGTGGTTGAGACTCAGACGGAGAGTGATTTCTCAGCTGTCCCGTCCGAGGTTGACAGGCTGCTGAGGGAACTGACAGCCCGAGTGGAGAAACTGGAGAGCGAGG GTAAACCAAAAGTGGCCTTCTCCACTTCACTTAGGGTCAGTGAGGAACATTATCACTTCGGACCTTTCGACGAGGACACCACCGTGGTGTATAAAAAGGTCACTACAAACATCGGTGAAGCATATAACCCAGAAACAG GTGTCTTTACTGCACCTGTGGGAGGGGCCTACTACTTCACATTCACTTGCAATGTTGGGAATTCAGGGGTGGCGAATGCAGCGTTGCTTAAGAACGGTGTGAACATGGCTGCCGTCTATGAATATGCCAACCCAAAATCCGGTATTTACCACAGCGGGGCCAATGGAGTCACACTAGTCCTGGTGGAAGGAGACAAAGTCAATGTGGTTCTCTGGAGTGGCAGTAGCATATTTGACAACAGCAGAATTAGCATGTTCAGTGGTTACCTTCTATTTCCTATCGATACTAAGTAA